Genomic DNA from Telopea speciosissima isolate NSW1024214 ecotype Mountain lineage chromosome 2, Tspe_v1, whole genome shotgun sequence:
tattttgagtatatttcctttgatatttcactttcctagtcactttaggttaccttattagttaaggattggattaggcTTTTCGGTTTTAGTGTaagagtctattttttagtctcttatataaggttgtaaggggtcAAGCGTAcacaaattttgatattaataaaaagcttttgctgctcttcttctccattgaagatttttgtcttgtgtttgatcaaagcCGGTGGGAtgggtgtttgatccgattgacaccttgcggcgtgaagcccgggtggttcgttggtgggattggtgttagATCCAATCGGCgccttgtggtgtgaagcccgggtggtacattcaagctctctttgttcaaattctgatttttattcaagtttaaaaaataaagcaaGCTGCTGCcaaagaaattctgcaactaaaGTAAGTTTGAAGCAGCCCTAGcccctaccattcttcttctaaccttccATACACCTAACCCCTAAGATTTCCcacttttgttttcaattttcccaatacctaaattctgccaagaccaaaccagcccaaataacaccaaacttTGATCGAATTCTCCTCTCATACAAAGGAAAACTCCATCCAAGTGGTTCCCTCATCTGACcattataaaccctaaaaattccttttttcttcttttcaaaaacccaagaCCCTAAACCTAACCTGCTGCTAATTCATTCCAGCACTTTCCTCAATTAAAACTTAACATAACCTTCACTAGAAGACTCACCTATatcaacttgacctaaccctaccatcaaaccctacgTGGCTACGTCCCATCAAAccgtaaccctaatttcacaattttcacctattttgacctagccaaaTTACctagttcatagcagatcctggttattggcttctagttggtctcctaccaatctagcaGTACATTAGGAACGGCTTCACAGGTGTCTTTTGAGTTTCACCTTGGTTATACACTTATACTTGAAACACTTGTAACTGATGCAGATTTCCTACTACTTGATTGGTTTGAATTGGTTGGTTTGGTTCATTATTGAAACAGTTCTTTGACTCCAACTGAACCCATGTGTGGAGATTTTGGGATTCCTGAAAATCAGGATTTTTGGGCCAGTTGGTATCGTACGGTTTCTTTTCCAGGAATTTTATCTCTAGCTACAAGTTTCCTATATTAGAGGAATTAGGAAACTGAAACTGCCATCTTTATGTCCCACGTATGGAGGAATTAGAGCTCCATAAAATCAGCCCATGTGGGCCCAGTAAGGGGGGAGATATGGCTTATGATATGGAAGTTATACAGATCCTATCTTTTAGGATCTGTCATAACCATGGGAGCTGTTTTGGGGAATTACCACATATGGAGATATTTATTATAGTGGGACAGCACTTGTGGGCCCAGTTAAAGACAAATTTGGCAAGATTTAATGAGGCTTATCTTCAAGCCAATGTGTTACCTTGTGTGGAAGATTTATGGTGAATTCTGATTTTTAGGATCTCATTAAATTGCAGGTGTGTGGTCTTAATGTAAGTTGTTATTTTAgtcttttaagtcttttattatAATCAGGGTACTATATAAAACCTGCGCTGGAATTAGgaagtttttatttctttgttctcTTACATATtataagaaggggaaaaaggggGTTTCAGAAAAAGCACTATGAGATCAAATAAGAAAGTGGTTGTTAACCATGTAGTGTTAGAGGCAGTGTGAGGTGAGAGGCCTAGGTTCAGTTGGAGGCTCTACCATCTATCATAtccctttattttcttctttcatatgtaaaagaaaaggggggagggggggaatctgttatttaattctgttttcCCTATTTCATTGTTCCTGTTGCAattgatctcccactggttcTTCCCTGGAAAATCGATTCTGCATTAGAAACACTTTGATATATTGTAATATTAAATAGCATTTCTTCATTTgtaatgcatattttagttttttatgtgttctagtactaaattatGTATAACATAGGCTATTTGAGAAAGTATACATCAAGGTAAGTTATACACTACCAACATAGGGTACAAAACCAAACTAGCATTTtgggccctttttttttaacaatctaAAGGTTTCATTATGTATAGAGATGCTTAATTAGGTTTTCCTTGAAGATTGCAAAcaaaatatggccatttgaccACCGAAATACCCTATGGAATCCATCAGCCAAAACCTACAGGGTTATGGCCAGGTTTCAGTCGAAACCCGAGAAATATGTACTCCATGTATTCCCTCAATTTAGAAACAATTAACTTCTAGATTAATTTGTGAGCATTCTCCTTTCATTTACAGTGGATGCAACTCCACGATCAATTTGCTTCTCAAGAGATTTTTATCACCAAGATTTAAAATAGTAATGCAACTATACTGGTTCTCGCTCCACGGCTGTTTGACTCAACTTTGTCATCCTAATTCTATCTCTCCTACTTCCAAATTTGGTGAGCTATACCTAGATTTTATATTTCTGTAGCTATCAAGGAACTAATGGGAAAGAGAcatgacatatatatatatatatatataagataaaACAAACAACTTACAAAACTAAGAACAGAGGATGTTTTGCCAACAAAACAAACATCTTGAAGCCCCTAGTTTTGGCTGGGCCATTAAAGAGTTTGCCAAATATTGCATCCAATAGAATGAGTTATTGATTATGTACTGTTCACATCCATTGTTTGTTATTTATATTTTGGGATGGAAAAGCTTCAAAATTGTCCATCCATCACTTATTTAGTCCTAGTTCTtgtggtcttgagttcaagaaAGGCTAACTACACCAATCAACAAGCCCTATGcattttttcttaataaaaCCTTAGATAATCTTATTTATTCAGCCTATTTAAAGACCAACTTTCTAAGTGTTATCCCGACAAAACCTTACACCCCAAATTCAAAAGAAAGACAATCAGTTGCCACATTTCCATGATTCCATCATACACTAGGTCAATAAAAAAGATTTATTTGGACCTCTGTCTGCACACTACAAGTCAAAAGAAGGCTGTAAAAATGTGAACAATGAGAGGTTGAAATTTAAGGTCACAATGGCATTGGtcaagattcaacaagttctaaaTATTTTGATACATCTTTCCTTCTCACCACTgcataaaaatacaaaaaaaaactacaagaaAGGTAGAGTGATGCTCGTCAGAGTGgtataaaaaatgattttataGTAGAAGGGAAATATTATCATGTAACAATGGACATAAACGCATTCACTTTTTACAGGTTAAGATGGTTATAAACTAACCATATTTTCATAGTCAGCAGCAATCTTATTTGTGCACAGATAAATGGCAGGAAGCACATCTTCTGGTGATAAGGCAAGCAAACTGTGTCACCAGAGGCATCGCAAGCAAACAATCAGCTTGAAATACATTAATACTACTAAAGTGGACTTGCATTTACAATTCCATATCAATGAAAACtaaaagaataaaacaagaaaatgaaatcCATGTCATCAAACCTTCGGAACATGTTGCACAGAATACCAATAGCTTTTATCTTGCCTCTTTCCCCTTCAACCAAATTGAAAGTGCGTGCAAGATGTAAATATGGTGCAGACTGTCCACTATTCCAGCATGCTGCAAATGGCCATCAGGAAAGCAAGATTACAGACAATTTTTTCTACTCTATGTGGTGTTTTTCAATTGGATGAAAGAAACTATGGGAACACAAACCGTGCTCAACGGGGGAATATTTTTCCAAAGGTAAAGACACAAAAGATGCAGTACTGTCCCCAGTTGAAAGCCCCTGCATGAACAAGCTTGGAGTATTTTTTGTTTCCTCGGATGATTCAGCTTCTTTCCCAGCAGAAGGAGTACTAACACAGTGTTGAGTTTGAACTGAATGAGTACCAGCTCGAAGGTCACCACTAGAACCACAGTAATATATATCCAGAGCCAAATTAACATCTCCTTTAGCCTTCTCCAGGAAAGAAGTAGCATTGCTTCTTGACACACTGCCATTTACTAGCTGAAGAAATTGATCTACTTCTTCTTTGTATGATTCAATAGCATCAATTGGCAACAAGTTTGTGCTAGTGGGGCATTGTTCAGCCGCGGCACTACAAATCCTAGCAACTTGCGAAGCATCAGTCCCAAGTTTATTGAAAAACTTTGTAATTGTTGTTTGTTTTGATCTAGAGCTAGAAGATTCCATTGTTGAACCGCCCTTTGCTTTTTTGTTTGGCTTTTTGTTTGACTTATTCAAAGAGCCCATAGCCCTTTTCTTCGGAGAGATGGTATTCTTAATTGAATGCTTCATGTGTGGTGACTTCTTTTCTTGAACTAAAGTGCTCGCTTTATTTCCACAAGGGGTACCCTTATTTGATTCAAGTTCAGAAAATACTTCAGAATTACTTGCTGAGCTTAGAGTGCTCTTTTTACTTCCAAGAGCAGTGACCCCGTTAGATTCTATTTCAGGAATTGATGTAGAACTTGCCTGAGTAGCAGCAGAGCCACTAAAAGCAATTACCTGTTCACGGAATTCTGTTTCACGTTCATAAAACTCAGAAACTGCATCTACAATGTTACCACCAGAGCCACCAAGCAGTGCTAACATCTGATCTCGAGTAATCCAGACAGGCAAACAATCACGAAGCTCTTGAATCATCTCCTCCGTATCTTTATCACTTGCCACATTCAGATCCCGTGAACTAGGCTCTTGCAGGGAAGATGATGAATCCAAGCCAAACCTTGAATCAGTATTATCGAGTCCTTCCAAAGGCTTTCCTGTTGACTTAACCTCATCATCTTTGTCTAGTCCCCTTTCAGAGTTAATGCTGATGCCAATTTCACCGCCTTCGTCCCTGGTCCGGGACCTCCAGTGGAAACTCATCAAGAAGTCTTGTTTATTTGCGGTCTCATCAACCAATCCAGCAAAATGCTTCCGCATTTCAATAACATGTTTGCTATCAAGTTTCTCAATTTCCGAACCTACTGTTGGAATAACACACTTTGGTCTCAAAAACCTCGCGTACTCTCTCAATTCATCATAACTTGAATGTTCACTGTATGGCACCAAATGAATTTCAAAAGAATCCTTGGTCCTAACTGCAAATCCGTCTCGTTTTGCTTCATACATCCATCCTGTAGGGACAAATCCAACGGCCTTCAAATAACCCTTCTCAGTCATAATCTCCTTAATTTTAGCAAAATTAGGTCGAAAATAAGGCCAAGTCTCACCCAATATATTCCAGCCAACCACATGAACGTCTGTAGCCGAATCATCCTCCGTAAAAATCCCAGATTCACCGAACCCTAAAACGCACAGAACTGCCATTTTCCTACTGTCCACATGTATCACGCAGTTACATCTTCGTGCGATCTCAACAAGAATCCTCTCTTTCCCAAGCACATAAGTAGCAATAAGAAACAACACAGACTTCACAAGGCCCTTGTTTTCGAGTCTAATTCTTTCAATTGCCCTGACTATATAGTCGACTGAATCATCTTGTGAGGGAAAAACAAATTTGGGATTGCAATATGTAGTATCCAAGAAAATGGCATCCGCGCCAGTGTATCCACTAAGCAATGGTTCTTGCTTCATCGAATTAGAGAACCGGAAATCCCCAGTATGTACATACCTCTCGTCCTTGCCCTGCAGTCCCGGTATCCGGAACAAGAACTGAACCGCACCAGGGCAGTGATTAGCATCGATGAGTGTCACTGTACAACCGTCGATAAGAACTGTTTCACCGAGCGACAACGAGACGACAAACGAATTAGACACTTTTAAAGATTCAACGAGAAGTCGAGCTGTGGTTTCCGAGCAGAAAATGACGCCTCTTGACCAGCTGGAGTTTAAACCAGTGTAATGGTCAGAATGAAAGTGCGAGAGGAAGTAAGAAACAGAGTAATCACCGGAATGACGGAACCCATCGACGATGAAGCGTGTTCTTGGAATGATCTTGGATTGAGGGAAATCCGCAGGAACGGGAGGGAGAGAAGATCCTTGTGAGAGCAGGGTGAAGGACGAAGGATGGGAGGTTTGAGGAGAATGCTGTGAGAAAGCTCTGTAAGAATCGAGGAAGAGGTTGGAAGAATTCAGGGCTAGGGTTTTGGTCGCCATAGAATCAGGGTTTTTCATTTCGGATCGGTAACAGGAAAAGGACGCAGAGGCTGAGAGGGGAGCTGGAGACGATAGTTCATTTATCTGTCGCCAAACCAGGAGCTCTGTGGCGCCAAATTAGGACCTTCTGCGACGGTGACGGTTACGGTTAATGCCGGCAGTAGCTCCGGACCTTGTTGTGTAAGATAGATTCGGCCTATTCAACCCCGGTTTGAATCAACCcaatttttttaccaaaaatacGACCGAGTTATAGGCTAGGCCCAAAACGCAAGTACATAACTGAACTTGAATTCGGACTGGGTTTGGGCTAATGCCCAGGCCCTCTACTCTTATGTGTATGCTTTCAATTGGTGATAACATATTATCCCATGAcctggatcctctccagcgcgcatccaatggctgggagCATCCGGGCACGCACCTCGAGTGCCTTCAGCGTGCATCCATGACTCTGTTTTGTTTCCTTAAATACTCTTCATGCATTCTTAAACCTTTTCATAATATAAGGTCTAGGGTCTAATTCCATCAGAATTAGTACAAGTGTCATCGTAATGTTGACCCAAAATTGTTGATTGAAATTGTTGTTGATTAATGGGATGGATCCTACTTACATGAGACTTAAGAGACTTGGGCCAATTTTTCTTGAAGTCCCTTTGTATCTTCTAAGAGTGTGACTATGGTCCATTCGAGTATAAAGCTGGTTAGGGTCAACCACATGGGTGCGGGCATGGCCAGCATcattctttccttctttaaaaGAAATCGTCCTCGAATTCTTGTCCTACCCAAAAGCACTCCAACTCCACCGGGATCAAATGGAAATCTAAGATCTCCATTTAGGGCTTGTActagatttaaaattttcttcagtATAGTATTTGATTTATTAATGAAAATAGAATTACAAGTTTTATATTCAAATCAGATTTCTTGATGAGGCTCATAGCTTGCATAAGTATATGATGAGATGAGAGTGAAAACATCTCCAGATATGGATCGTCAAGCACTTTCTTCAAACTTTAGTATCCTGCAAAACCAATATAAAAActttcaaaagaaattggaataaaaaatgTCGTAAGAACTGGTTCAAGCAAGTTGGAAGCACCATCTGTGACGGATTCGTCATCCAGGTATTCATCAAAAACCAGTGGTGTGTTCAATCATTGAAGGAGGTGAAACGACCAGTTGGAATCTTGTCCATCATCTCCTCCAAAGCTTTGATACTAAATAATGTAATCGACAGAACTATGAGATCGAGAGAAGTAAATTACACAAATTCAAACACAAACATAAGGTTAAACTCTTCTAaaattaaagattttttttatggtaagcTTTGTAATTATTGCCCATGCTATTTGGTCAAGACGAAATATGAAAAGATATGCAGAAATTTCCAAATTTGTTTAGTGATTGGACTCCAAAAGAATTTCAAAGAGTTATAAGTTTTAaattgaaagatattttcttttcaaaacatTGCTTATgcttattttgatttttgactcaTTTCATAACATAGTTTTGAATAAAGAATTTTCCATAAATGACATGAGAGATATTGCGATTTGTAACGAATCAAGTGTTTGCCAAAATCATTGATGATCTTAAGACCATCAAAGTTTGTTGATATTTCATCTGCACTATCAAACACCCCAACCATATTGTAAGTGTTTTGGTGTAAACCGTTTGAACATATGTATAAGTTTAATATTGATGAATGCTCACTAGAAAATTTAAGTAGAATCGATGTTAGCGGAATATTTTGAAATTCGAATGATGTTCTCTTATGGTCCTTCTCCAACTTCCTGGATGTTCACTCAAGACTATATACAGAATTTGAGGTCTTTGTTCTTAAAATGGAAATGACCGCCAAGAGTAAGCGTATTCAAAGACTTTGGATATAGTCTGATTCAGATGGCAATTAAATCTTTCAAGATTCTGTGATTCTTCCATGCAAGAAGGATTGCTCTCCAATTCTACGTGTGATCACTTTCCTATAAGATCTATCATAACGTTCACCAAGCAAATGTGATGGCAGATATCCAAGCAAAGAAACGGCAAAATCTTCCACATCCTTTCTTGTGGACCACCATCTAGATTTTGTGGGATATGATGTAATGTGGAATGTTTTTGGGAAGATAACATTTCTACTAGTCACTAGTCAGATGTTCCCCTATGTACCCTATGTAGGTTTTCTTGTTGATGGCAAAGATAAAGGTGAAACCCTTATTATAGTTGGATCTTTTCCTACATAGCTTTattctatgattttttttttttgcttatggTAATGCCAAAGGTGTGAATTCTAGcatatttgatttttcttattttgtttattatctGGGTATATTACCAATGCGATGTATATTTTAAATTGACCATTGTCAAGCACATTCttatcatggttttaaaaaagcGGTACTGAAATAGCTATCAATCTCGATACAAATTGGTGGTGTTGGGTCAAGACGAttttatctttaattttaattaaaaaatatttttgaacaAATTTACCACTAGTTAGAACCGTTCCACTGTTACAATATCAAACAACACAACCAATACCGATGTAGATGGCTGATACGCTTGaccattttttaaaaccatggctCTTACATAAGAACTTGATCCATAATTTAATTGTCAAACATTGAACCATTTTGGACAAATTTGATTTTGTACACTTGGAGGGAGTAAGAAATCCgtttcaaagagagagagagaggggagttATTGACTCGAGCTATGACTCCTGCAGGATATAGGGAGTCTGTCGTAACcatagggttttaaaacacagAATCGGGCATTGGCTCGGGAAAATCGGTGTTCCAGAACCCTAAAATCGAATCGGTCCTCTGGtctaaaaccagaaaatttcAAAGGTTTTTGGTGTGAATCGACCATATCTGATTCGTGAAAATTAAGATTGATTACAACCGATTCACAGTTCCGATTGCTAATTAcagatttttaaaaccctggtcATAACATAATGTACGCATCCTTACCCTTTCTTCGCAAAGACGCTGTATCCGAGTCGAACCGGCGACTACTAGATCTGTGAGACGAATCAAGCACTCGTAAGAGATCTCGAGCTCTGCCGCCTCTCCGCCGTACATAACAAATGTTCAAAATCTCCCGCCAAACTGTATTTTTCATTCCCTCTCCCGCTCTGACCGGCTACCGCCAGTAAACCGCAATCTCTTTCCCGTTGTCCGTACACACTCATTTATGAAGCGTAATGGGCGAACACAAGAACAGCGAAGCGAAGAACACAAACTTCCTTTCCCGTCTTCGATTTCCTTGTTATTTCGACGCCTTCGTCTGCTGTTCATCCTTTGTAGTTTTTATATGAATGAATCCGTGGGCGGTGCTTGGCTTCGATGAATTTTGTGCATACTAGGGTTTCCAGTGATTTATCGATCGTATCAATTGCAGCGTTCGCTTCCGTTTCAAGGCGATGAGTGCCGTGAACATTACGAACGTTGCGGTCTTGGATAATCCGGCGGCGTTTCTCAATCCCTTTCAGTTCGAGATCTCTTATGAATGCTTGATTCCTCTCAAAGACGGTATTACTtgttcattctttctttctttttaaggaAGAttgcttcttcctcttgtattcAAATGCGTATCAGTTTATGCAGTCTGATTTAGTTTTCTTGGTTTATGTGTACAAATAGGGTTTACGGAATGTCACCGGttgtgcccccccccccaaaacaagtTTTAGTGATTTGCTTTATCTCTTGTAGATATCTAATTACTTTATTAATGCAGTAGAAATGAGATTTTGAATTTGTGGGAAACAGATATCTGATGTTGTCGCAGGTTTCAGAGCATCGagttttttgtgtgtgtgtgtgtttatttttattattttattttgatattgggaaaggtttagtatcagtttttttttttttttttcccgccCTCTAAAAGCATGAGCACAGGTTTGCATTTCTTGCCTAATATGACACAAATCTTTAAGGGGAATCAGCTTCCTTTTGGATACCCGATTGATACTCTTATCTTCGAGGAAAGAGTTATTCTTACGGGTAATGGATCGTAATGAACGGTGGCCATAGAGATGCAAATTGAATGAGGCAGTGACAGTATGGATCTGAAATTGTGATGtttaatataatatcagaacCATTCACTTGTGATGGGGGTTTAATGGAAACATGTTCTTCATTTTTGCATTTAATCATTAAAACATAGATATATTTGTGCATCCCATAATAGAGTCTTGGCTGGACCATGCCCTCTCTTGCTAAATTGTCAGCAACACCAACCAATAACATGGGGTATCTCCTCCATTTCATATGGAGAACTGCAGGCCAGTCCAGAGAGAAAGAAGCTCTGCTCTGGAAGAATTGCTCTTCCATAAGAACCCTGTTTACAATACTAGTGCATCTTACCCAGTGATCCCTATCGTCCTCATTTGATGGCCACGGGTTCGCAATTAACAGCCATTGAAATCGACGTACTCAAAATCTTCTTTAGAGTGGATCCACATAATGATTGGTTGGTCCACAATTATCAGGGAATCAATTATTAGAGCCCAATCTCCGAATAAATATCTATGTAGGACATATCTGAACAAAGAGTTGGCATGATGAGTCACCAGAATACCAATTGTGTGAAGAGCGTGCTGCACTAGAGAGTACACCTCTCTCTTAAAACCCTCAAATAAGTTGCAATGACTCCCAAAAAGAACAAATACACACAAGTCAAAATAAGCTCTATATCATCACATTTAGTAAATTACAACCTATTATGTATCCCAGTAATACAGTAAAATATGGTAGGCGTTGTCTTTCTTCATTTATTCCTTGTGTTTAAGAAACCACGTTGCAGCCATTTATCAGTTGTGTGGTCTCTTTAGATCCAAAATTTGTTCAAAATTAGGGATACTTACCTATGTGATGGATGTCATTGATAGGCCACCATTTGATGTAGTAGGGGGAAACTAAAATATTCGGTCTCTTATTCTCATTAAAGAGATCATTACGACTTGAAAAAAAAGGAGTGAGAAGTCAAGCTATGCCATTAATGCAGACAAATAAGACACTCTAATGGTAGACTTAAAAAAGAATATATCTGTGTTAGCAAAaatgatgtagtcctaggtaggagtagtcccactagg
This window encodes:
- the LOC122652557 gene encoding DNA ligase 6 isoform X2, with translation MKNPDSMATKTLALNSSNLFLDSYRAFSQHSPQTSHPSSFTLLSQGSSLPPVPADFPQSKIIPRTRFIVDGFRHSGDYSVSYFLSHFHSDHYTGLNSSWSRGVIFCSETTARLLVESLKVSNSFVVSLSLGETVLIDGCTVTLIDANHCPGAVQFLFRIPGLQGKDERYVHTGDFRFSNSMKQEPLLSGYTGADAIFLDTTYCNPKFVFPSQDDSVDYIVRAIERIRLENKGLVKSVLFLIATYVLGKERILVEIARRCNCVIHVDSRKMAVLCVLGFGESGIFTEDDSATDVHVVGWNILGETWPYFRPNFAKIKEIMTEKGYLKAVGFVPTGWMYEAKRDGFAVRTKDSFEIHLVPYSEHSSYDELREYARFLRPKCVIPTVGSEIEKLDSKHVIEMRKHFAGLVDETANKQDFLMSFHWRSRTRDEGGEIGISINSERGLDKDDEVKSTGKPLEGLDNTDSRFGLDSSSSLQEPSSRDLNVASDKDTEEMIQELRDCLPVWITRDQMLALLGGSGGNIVDAVSEFYERETEFREQVIAFSGSAATQASSTSIPEIESNGVTALGSKKSTLSSASNSEVFSELESNKGTPCGNKASTLVQEKKSPHMKHSIKNTISPKKRAMGSLNKSNKKPNKKAKGGSTMESSSSRSKQTTITKFFNKLGTDASQVARICSAAAEQCPTSTNLLPIDAIESYKEEVDQFLQLVNGSVSRSNATSFLEKAKGDVNLALDIYYCGSSGDLRAGTHSVQTQHCVSTPSAGKEAESSEETKNTPSLFMQGLSTGDSTASFVSLPLEKYSPVEHACWNSGQSAPYLHLARTFNLVEGERGKIKAIGILCNMFRSLLALSPEDVLPAIYLCTNKIAADYENMELNIGGSLVTAALEEACGTNRSKIKEMYNKMGDLGDVAQVCRQTQSFLAPPCPLSIRDVFSSLQKISAEIGSGSTTRKKMLIVNLMHSCREKEIKFLVRTLVRNLRIGAMMRSVLPALAQAVVMNSNDVLHEGALETLKPKLQSISAAVVEAYNILPNLDLLVPSLMNKGADFSSTTLSMVPGIPIRPMLARITNGVPQVLKMFQGRAFTCEYKYDGQRAQIHRLTDGSVRVFSRNGDETTSRFPDLVNIIKESCKPDAVTFILDAEVVAVDRRNGCKLMSFQELSSRERGSKDSLIMVDSIKVEVSVFVFDIMFANGEQLLGVSLRQRRRYLKDLFHDQKLGYFEYAMEIIVEEEDACVSSQTTLTRINSFLEDAISSSCEGIMVKCLDVEAGYAASKRTDTWLKVKRDYVEGLNDSIDLVPIGAWHGNGRKAGWYSPFLMACYNPETEEFQSVCRVMSGFSDSFYVEMKEFFSDDKILSKKPPYYQTAEVPDIWFSPELVWEIRGADFTISPVHQAAIGLVHPSRGISIRFPRFIRSVLDRRVDECSTAEDIADMFRSQTRKMDVEVA
- the LOC122652557 gene encoding DNA ligase 6 isoform X1, with amino-acid sequence MKNPDSMATKTLALNSSNLFLDSYRAFSQHSPQTSHPSSFTLLSQGSSLPPVPADFPQSKIIPRTRFIVDGFRHSGDYSVSYFLSHFHSDHYTGLNSSWSRGVIFCSETTARLLVESLKVSNSFVVSLSLGETVLIDGCTVTLIDANHCPGAVQFLFRIPGLQGKDERYVHTGDFRFSNSMKQEPLLSGYTGADAIFLDTTYCNPKFVFPSQDDSVDYIVRAIERIRLENKGLVKSVLFLIATYVLGKERILVEIARRCNCVIHVDSRKMAVLCVLGFGESGIFTEDDSATDVHVVGWNILGETWPYFRPNFAKIKEIMTEKGYLKAVGFVPTGWMYEAKRDGFAVRTKDSFEIHLVPYSEHSSYDELREYARFLRPKCVIPTVGSEIEKLDSKHVIEMRKHFAGLVDETANKQDFLMSFHWRSRTRDEGGEIGISINSERGLDKDDEVKSTGKPLEGLDNTDSRFGLDSSSSLQEPSSRDLNVASDKDTEEMIQELRDCLPVWITRDQMLALLGGSGGNIVDAVSEFYERETEFREQVIAFSGSAATQASSTSIPEIESNGVTALGSKKSTLSSASNSEVFSELESNKGTPCGNKASTLVQEKKSPHMKHSIKNTISPKKRAMGSLNKSNKKPNKKAKGGSTMESSSSRSKQTTITKFFNKLGTDASQVARICSAAAEQCPTSTNLLPIDAIESYKEEVDQFLQLVNGSVSRSNATSFLEKAKGDVNLALDIYYCGSSGDLRAGTHSVQTQHCVSTPSAGKEAESSEETKNTPSLFMQGLSTGDSTASFVSLPLEKYSPVEHACWNSGQSAPYLHLARTFNLVEGERGKIKAIGILCNMFRSLLALSPEDVLPAIYLCTNKIAADYENMELNIGGSLVTAALEEACGTNRSKIKEMYNKMGDLGDVAQVCRQTQSFLAPPCPLSIRDVFSSLQKISAEIGSGSTTRKKMLIVNLMHSCREKEIKFLVRTLVRNLRIGAMMRSVLPALAQAVVMNSNDVLHEGALETLKPKLQSISAAVVEAYNILPNLDLLVPSLMNKGADFSSTTLSMVPGIPIRPMLARITNGVPQVLKMFQGRAFTYVYLPPCRYDGQRAQIHRLTDGSVRVFSRNGDETTSRFPDLVNIIKESCKPDAVTFILDAEVVAVDRRNGCKLMSFQELSSRERGSKDSLIMVDSIKVEVSVFVFDIMFANGEQLLGVSLRQRRRYLKDLFHDQKLGYFEYAMEIIVEEEDACVSSQTTLTRINSFLEDAISSSCEGIMVKCLDVEAGYAASKRTDTWLKVKRDYVEGLNDSIDLVPIGAWHGNGRKAGWYSPFLMACYNPETEEFQSVCRVMSGFSDSFYVEMKEFFSDDKILSKKPPYYQTAEVPDIWFSPELVWEIRGADFTISPVHQAAIGLVHPSRGISIRFPRFIRSVLDRRVDECSTAEDIADMFRSQTRKMDVEVA
- the LOC122652557 gene encoding DNA ligase 6 isoform X3, which encodes MKNPDSMATKTLALNSSNLFLDSYRAFSQHSPQTSHPSSFTLLSQGSSLPPVPADFPQSKIIPRTRFIVDGFRHSGDYSVSYFLSHFHSDHYTGLNSSWSRGVIFCSETTARLLVESLKVSNSFVVSLSLGETVLIDGCTVTLIDANHCPGAVQFLFRIPGLQGKDERYVHTGDFRFSNSMKQEPLLSGYTGADAIFLDTTYCNPKFVFPSQDDSVDYIVRAIERIRLENKGLVKSVLFLIATYVLGKERILVEIARRCNCVIHVDSRKMAVLCVLGFGESGIFTEDDSATDVHVVGWNILGETWPYFRPNFAKIKEIMTEKGYLKAVGFVPTGWMYEAKRDGFAVRTKDSFEIHLVPYSEHSSYDELREYARFLRPKCVIPTVGSEIEKLDSKHVIEMRKHFAGLVDETANKQDFLMSFHWRSRTRDEGGEIGISINSERGLDKDDEVKSTGKPLEGLDNTDSRFGLDSSSSLQEPSSRDLNVASDKDTEEMIQELRDCLPVWITRDQMLALLGGSGGNIVDAVSEFYERETEFREQVIAFSGSAATQASSASNSEVFSELESNKGTPCGNKASTLVQEKKSPHMKHSIKNTISPKKRAMGSLNKSNKKPNKKAKGGSTMESSSSRSKQTTITKFFNKLGTDASQVARICSAAAEQCPTSTNLLPIDAIESYKEEVDQFLQLVNGSVSRSNATSFLEKAKGDVNLALDIYYCGSSGDLRAGTHSVQTQHCVSTPSAGKEAESSEETKNTPSLFMQGLSTGDSTASFVSLPLEKYSPVEHACWNSGQSAPYLHLARTFNLVEGERGKIKAIGILCNMFRSLLALSPEDVLPAIYLCTNKIAADYENMELNIGGSLVTAALEEACGTNRSKIKEMYNKMGDLGDVAQVCRQTQSFLAPPCPLSIRDVFSSLQKISAEIGSGSTTRKKMLIVNLMHSCREKEIKFLVRTLVRNLRIGAMMRSVLPALAQAVVMNSNDVLHEGALETLKPKLQSISAAVVEAYNILPNLDLLVPSLMNKGADFSSTTLSMVPGIPIRPMLARITNGVPQVLKMFQGRAFTYVYLPPCRYDGQRAQIHRLTDGSVRVFSRNGDETTSRFPDLVNIIKESCKPDAVTFILDAEVVAVDRRNGCKLMSFQELSSRERGSKDSLIMVDSIKVEVSVFVFDIMFANGEQLLGVSLRQRRRYLKDLFHDQKLGYFEYAMEIIVEEEDACVSSQTTLTRINSFLEDAISSSCEGIMVKCLDVEAGYAASKRTDTWLKVKRDYVEGLNDSIDLVPIGAWHGNGRKAGWYSPFLMACYNPETEEFQSVCRVMSGFSDSFYVEMKEFFSDDKILSKKPPYYQTAEVPDIWFSPELVWEIRGADFTISPVHQAAIGLVHPSRGISIRFPRFIRSVLDRRVDECSTAEDIADMFRSQTRKMDVEVA